The DNA region AACGGTAGTGCACTGCTGATTGCGATGATTGCCATGTTCTATTTTGCCATGAAGCAGCGTCCACCAGAAACCACAGGGGATCAAAAAGGGGCCAATGAGATGTTGGTCGGTCTGTTTTCCTCTCGTATTGCACGTATCCAGAAAAACAAATGGTTACTGGTGCTTAGCGGTGGTTTAACTGCCGTTGCGGCAACCATGTCGTTTAGTTTGCTAGCTGAAGGTCCGGTATCACTACAATTGATGGCTCAGGGTGAGCAAAATGGTGCTCTGCTGGTTGCACTGGCACGTGCTATCAGTTTTGTACCGTTGGTGGGAACTACCGCTATCGCTACTGGGGTATACAGCCCGGATGGCATGAAGTTTGTTTTCGTGGCAGGTCTGGCAACCAATAATCCGTGGATCGCCTTTATTGCCGGCTGCGTGATTATGCTGATGGAAATCATGCTGCTGGCGAAGATTGCTATCTGGCTGGATAAATATCCTGGTGTTAAAGCCTGTGGCGACCATATCCGTACGGCTATCACCCGGATGCTGGAGATATCATTGCTGGTGGGTGGAATGATTGCATCAAACGCTATTTTACCGGGCATGGGCTTTATGATTGTGGCGGGCATCTATCTGTTGAATAAGACCTCAAAACGTCCTCTGGTTGAAATGGCGATTGGTCCGATTGCTACCATTGCGGTAGGAATTCTGGCGAATATTTTTTATATCATGGGATTAGGCTAAGGCTGACCTGTAAATAGTTAAGGTAAAAACGATGAAAACCTACCCTTTGCAAAGTATGACGATGCTTCAGGCACAGCAACATCAGTTTCGACTGGTGGATATTATCTGTCGTCATTTCCCCGGCAGTGACTTTTTGACGCAGGGCGATCTGGGGCTGGTACCGGGTCTGAATCAGCCGCTGATTACGCATCGGGTAGAGCAGGTTATCGCTGATTTTTTTAATGCAGAAGCAGCAGCATTGGTTAGCGGGGCGGGGACCGGGGCTCTGCGCGCCGGTCTTGCTGTTCTGACTAAACCGGGGGATACACTGCTGGTGCATGATGCCCCGGTTTACCCGACCACGCAGGTTTCTATCGATCAGATGGGAATCAGGATTATTAAAGCAGATTTTAATCATCCTGATGCGATTAAAGCGGCGATTGAAGCCCATCAGCCGGTTGCCTGCCTGATACAGCATACGCGCCAGAAAATGGACGACGGCTACGATTTAGGCGAAGTGATTGCACTGGTTAATAGCTATCAACTTCCCAGCTTAATTGATGATAACTATGCGGTAATGAAGGTTGAGCATATTGGTTGTGAGTTGGGAGCTACATTATCGACGTTTTCCTGTTTCAAGCTGCTTGGCCCTCCAGGCGTAGGCGTAATTACCGGTGATAAAGCAAAAATCGAGCCGGTTCGTGGCAGCATGTATTCCGGCGGCAGTCAGATTCAGGGCTTTCAGGCGATGGAGGTGCTACGGGGTATGGTGTTTGCTCCAGTGACTCATGCAGTACAGGCAATGGTGAATGATGAAGTAGTTTCCCGTCTGAATCAGGGAGAAGTGAAGTCCGTTAAGCAGGCTTTTATTGCCAACGCTCAGTCTAAAGTTCTGTTGGTTGAGTTTCATGAGCCGATAGCTGCACAGGTACTGGCAAAAGCCCAGACTCTGGGAGCATTACCGTATCCGGTAGGTGCTGAATCCCGATTTGAGATCCCGCCGCTGTTCTATCGAGTATCCGGTACTTTCCGTCAGTCCGATGCTTCGCTGGAGAAACGGATGATTCGTATCAACCCTAACCGGAGTGGGGCGGAGACGATTTTGCGGATTTTAAGGGAGAGTTGTGGGTAGGGGCTGATGCCTATTGTGGATATAACTTTCATCTTTGATTAATAAATTAGGGATAACCTTTGGGTTATCCTTTTTTGTGTCTGGTAAGAAGACAATTATCTGCCTGCTAATTCTTTTAATTTGATCGCCGTGTATAAGCATTATTTCAGTAAATTCAGTATCTATAGGCTGATTTTTCATAAAGTTAGACAGTTTTGAATTTAGTATGGCTATGATTAAGCATTCTTCTGGCATCCTAGGGGCAGGTGCACTGCTCGCTGTTTTTTCTAAGACTTGAGAAGTATGTGGATGTGTTTCTATATAATCCGCTGATTTCATTTATGGTTATCCTAAGTCTCATTCATTATTAGAGATAGCTATTTTAGTGTTTACTCAATTGGTTTATTTAATGGTGGAAGTAATAGTTTAGATTGGCTGATTAGCGTTTCAATAACTTCTAAAGGTATATTGCTTTCCCAACAGTTGAAGGTAAATTCTGAAGTTATATCGGAATAAAAAACTTCAGCGACTTGAATTAACGGATTGCTATTGGCAATGTTGACCTCAAGATACATACCGTCGCGTTGTATATCACTTCCACGGGTAAATTGATATTTGATGTTGTTAATTATCATTGTATTGTCATTTTATTATATGAAGTGAAAATATAAATTACAGCATTAATTCTTTTGAAGGTAATCACGTTCTTTTAACGCTAAAACTACATGCATCTGGCCATTATGAGTTTCAGGACGTGCAGTTTTTTCTCCTACAGCTTTCCAGAGCTTGGAGGCTGTATAAGTTGTATTGGGATATAAGAAAATAATATCAGCAGCCGTAATCGCATACCGCCCATTATCTGTTATTTCTTCTTTTTTATTATTAACAACATTCAAAATATAGCCTTGGTTACAAAGCCCCAGAAATGCTGATTTTGGACAGCCCTTCTCATATCCTTTAACAGCATTATCCCAAGCTTTTTCTGGAGTATATTTATTTTTATGGATTAAATTCAATGCATTAATAGCGATTTCTCCATACCGTGTATCTTCAGGTTTTTTCATATTCATTCCTTTGATAAATAGTAGAATATAATTATTAGAATACAATTTGCTCAGAGGATATTCAATCTATAGGTAGTTATTGTTATCGAATACAATTATTTTGAAGAAATTTAGAGTAGATAAAAATAGAAAAGAAGAAGCCCACTTAAAAAGCGGGCTCAATAAACATATTTATTATTAATAATTGTAGGCTTATCCCAACTTACTTCTGCGCCGGTTCCCACTTGCAGCGCACCGGAGAAACAATCGTTCCTTTCTCTTTCATTACCTTAAACGCTTTATAGATCCCTTTACGGTCTAATCCGGAAAGTTTTTCTACTTCTCCCGCAGAAATCGGTTTACCGGCTTCTTTCATCACTTTCAGAATTTGATCTTCCATTTGTCAGACTCCTGTTTAATGTCCATTACAAGCAATTGCTGGTGGCGGGAATTATATAACAATTTGGGTCATTCTCAGCGTACCGATCGCTTTTTTCTTGTTTGAAATTTGCTCTTTAAGACAAAGCCAAATTTGCAGTTGAACGACCAAATTCAATAACCCTGAAACGCTGATATATCTTTATAATCCTGATTCAACTTAATCAGCAACTGCGCACTGAATCAAAGCTCCACCTCTGTACGTGCATCCTCTTCGACTCCCGCCTTCTAATTTACACCCGTAGCCCATAGTTCCATCTGAATCTTGACTGGGAGGCAACATAGTTCCTTTCAATGTTTTACAGCAGCGGGCAAACCCATCAGGAGTGGAATTATCACAATTCGCATTGCTACCAGAAGCAACGGAATTACTACTCTGTGATTTGCTAACCATGGCGGTGCTTACTGCCTGCATAACTTCAGTATTGCTGGAAGCATCAACAGTAGCCATTGAGGACAGTGTATTCGCAGCATCTGAATTAGGGGATATCGCTGATGCCGCAGAGGATAAGTCGCTGAGCCCGGTGTTAACATCTGAAGTTCCACCAAGCGTAACAACGTCATAAATCATAACAATAGGTAATGTTAGAGTGTACCAGGTAGCAACTCCATAATTACCATTATCAATCTCCTTTCCCGTCTCCTGTAATGCCTTCTGAGTTGTGCAAGCAGTGATTGAAATAAAGGAGATTACAATCAAAAAAACACGAAAAGAGAACATATTGACCCCCACATTGGATGAAAGTGCAATGTATAGATATTAAGCACAAATAACCCATTGGTTTTTATATGAAATTACTTTTCTATTTCGATTGTTTTAATGCTGTGAAGTTACATCTATTGATTAAATATGAGTATAGCATCTGAATTAAATCATCCCCTCATACATAAGAATGAGAGGATGATTTAACCCTGAACGGCTTTGATTAAGAGGCATGGTTCAGACTGATTGCGACGGTATGTCTTGCTGTAGAGGACACTTAAATGAGCTCTGATGGTGGTGGCAATGGGCATCCGCAGATGTAGTGCACATTCTTCAGTTGTCATCTCTCTGATATGTTTCAATAACATCTTCAAATTGCTGACCCGGACTGCATCCAAAGAAAAAGGAGTCAGATGAGAAATCATCTAACTCCTTTTTTTGTCTGGTGGCCCCTCCCCGGTTTGAACGGGGGACCAAGCGATTATGAGAAGGGTGCAAGCAATATAGAAATCAATAAGTTATAGAAATTACAATAACTTAAACCATGATTGAAGGGGGTTTATGAATGGTTATTGATGGCAGCTATCGCCATTTTATCGCCATTTTCTAAAGGGTTTAGTTTTACCACATCTTCTAAATGGTCGGGCGCAAAATGTGCATAACGCATTGTCATTGTGATGTCCCGGTGACCTAAAACGCGCTGAAGAACTAAGATATTTCCACCGCCCATCATGAAATGGCTGGCGAAGGTGTGCCGGAGTACATGTGATAGTTGCCCGGCTGGTAATTCTATACCCGTTCTTTTTAATGCGGATCTAAATGCGTCATAGCACCTTATAAAAAGCCGTCCGCTTTTCTTGGGTATGCTTTTGTATAGCTCTTGGGAAATTGGTATTGATCTATTTCGCTTCCCTTTGGTTTTAATAAAGGTCACTCTAAACTCTGTTAGGTTAGCACCTGTTAGCTGTTCCGCTTCCCCCCACCTCGCCCCAGTAGCTAAAGCAATTTTCACTACTGATAGTAGGTCTTTAGATTGGCTTTTCACGCACTCACTTAAAAGCACTTGAATCTGGTCATGGGTTAAAAAAGCCATCTCCTGTTCATTCGTTCGGAACTCTCTAACATCTTTTACCGGGTTGTCATGGCCCCATTCACCTAGCCGCCGTAATTCATTAAACATAGCCTTCAAATATGATAGTTCTAGGTTCAATGTTCTAGGGGCTACCATGGTTACCCGAGACGTTCTCGCGTGTTTTCCCTGTAATCTAAGTTCCCGATATTTTGAAAAATCGCGAGCAGTGAATGATGTAGCCGGTGGATTACCGAGAACTTTACATATATGGAGTAATGATCCCTGCCTTATCAGACCATCGGATAAGGTGCGGCCGTGTGCGTTGTACCAAAGTTCGACGATATCGGACAGGGTTCTTTTATCTTCTTTCTCCCCTAGCCACGGCTTATCATCAATCTGTTCCATTATGTGGCTTTCGTAGGCCATCGCTTCGCTTTTGGTCGGGAACTGTTTGCGGAGTCTCCGACCATTTGCGCCATGGGGGTAACATTCACATAGCCACTTATTGTTTGATTGCTTTCTTACAGTCATTTTGTATCTTCATTACTTATTTTTTGATAGCCACCATATATAGTCAATCTTTACTCCAGAAATCAGGTGAAAATAAACTATTAACATCTAATACTTCTCGTTTTACGTTTTGATATAATGGATAAAGTGAAACATCATCCGTATCAAAAATATAAGCATCTGAAGGGCTTTCTGTTAATTCATTGTACCCTATTGTAGCTAAGTGAAATTTAGTGCCAATGAAAAACTCCCCGATGTCTTGACTGAAAATGTGTTCTTGTTGTTCATATATAGCAAAGGTTTTACTCTTATATACTGTCTCATAGTAAAAAATAATTGCATTTTCAGGTGAGCTTGATAAAAAAGAAGGCGGGTTTTTTCTTATCCATGTTATATGTTTATACATGGTAAGTTTTAGTAAGTTATTAACTATTAATTTAATATTCATAAGTTATTCCAATTTTCATCTTTCATGTGGTACGACACTGATATTTGTATTTCCTGTAGATCAGAAACTAATTCTATTGATTCATCAATAGTTTTAGATCTGATGCTATTTGCTTTATCTATCCATTTATCAATGGTTTTTTTTAAATCGCCGTCTACTTTTTCACTTATATTGGTTAAATTGGCTTTTAAGCAAATTATTGATTTATAAAATGATTCGCTTGCCATGTCAGTGGGGTTTGTTAGTCTTTCAGCGGATTCAATATAGGCCAAAAGTTCGTTGTGCAGACTAGGTAACCTTGCCTTTTTCATAAAGCCTTTGCGCAAATAACTAACTTGTCTTAATGTCCAAATAGTTAAAGAAGCTCCTAAAATTCCCAGTGCATTAGATAAATAACTTGAAGATAATATCGTTAAAAATAATGATGGTTCTTCTGGGTTCATATTAGATCCTTGTTATTTTCATTTTTATTTTTCCTTGAATAGATATATCGTCTACAGAGCATTCAAAAGGTAATTTTAAACCACCACCACTAACTCGTATTTTTCTAACTGGTATTCGCTCAATATCATGTATACCAATCTTTCCCTCTATATCGACTAAGTACCTTCCGTCTGATATTTCAGGAAATTGACGATCAACGATGTATGTTGTTTCCCCATCGACAATAACTTGTGGTTTTTGTAATCCATCAGGCAAGAAAGATTTATCAAACATCAGGAAGTTACTTGCGGCTAGTTTGCCATCTAATAACGTAAATTTTTCAAGTGAGATTACATCTCTTCTACCATCCTCAAACATTACGCCATCACCAGTTGATAGCCAGCGGAGTGAAGCCCCGGTCTCTAATGCACATTGAATAACATAATCCGCCGGGAAGGTGTCCCGGCTGTATCTATTCGCTAATACGCTGGTTGAAATACCAAGTTGCTCACATAACGATACTTTTGTTTTAAATCCATAAGCCTGAACCATCCGGTCTATAGCTGCCTGACCACCATGTTTAAACATATAATCACCATAAAACATGATTAACAGTCTTGACACTAACGATTCGTGATCATAGTATCTAGCCTGAAAATTAACGAAACATGAATAAAAGCCGTTAACCACCAATTAACGGAACATAACAGGGAATAATGCCTTATGCGTCCAGTTATCGCAATTAGTATCACTTCGCCTTATGTCACTTTAGAAAAGTGGCTTGAGATGTCCGGAATGAAAGAACAGACCGCCCGCGACATGATTAAGCAAAACCGTATTCCAACAAAGCCAACCCCTAAGGGTAAAACGCGTTCACTTGTTGAAATCAACGTAGCCGCCATGACTGTTGAAGCTCTCAAGGGCTATGACGTTAATGTTAACGCCTAATAATATTGTCTGCTTCTAGGGGGGTTGAATATGTTTGATTCATTGATTAACAAACATTTTGATTCAGCTTGTCGCCGCTTTCATGGCGCACATAACGCAGAAGAACTCGCGCCACTGGTTAGCATTCGGGCGCAGGTACTCCGCAACAAGTTGAACCCAGATCAGCCACACCATTTAACCGCTGTTGAAGTAGTACGGCTAACGGTTGTTACTGGTGACCGGTCATTGATTGACGGCCTATTAATGCAAGCCGGTTGCCTTCCGTCTGTACCTTATTCTGTAGTACCAGAAGATCTGGAAATCCTAACATTGAATGCTGTCTCGTCTATCGGCGTTATTGCCGGTGAAGTGTCCGGCATAAAGAACGGCCAGCGTATTACCCAGAGCCGAAAGAATAAGATTTTAGAGCGCGTGAGCTACGTTATCGCGTGTTCGTCAATGATTGCGATCTCTTTAGAGTCGCGCTTCCACTCCACGCCCAGCATTGCCGCCGCTATCGATATGGTTAGTTCGATCGGCATGATGCCGGGTTTATCTTGAGGTTATCAACGATGCAACTTACGTCATTAGCCAAACTACTTGCTCGTGACCAATCCGGGATTAGTAGCCCTGCTACAACCATTACACACGGTAAAAGTTCAGAGGGTTGGTTAACTCTGCCGAACGGCCGCACTGTAGCCCCGCGTCCATCCCTTATCACCTTTACCCCTGAGCCAATTGTTTTTACTAATAGCTTAAAGATTCGCTTTATTAAAAAAGCACGTCATTGCGGTTTGGGCTTTTTGTTTATGAATGGTGTCCGTCATGAATAAAATTGCTGTTTCAACTCCCAGCGGCCGATCTGCTGATGTATGGCTTTCGATATTACGTCAGCAAGTTACCGGCAACCACAGCCGCGCCGGTGCGTTGTGGGATAAGTTAAAACCCTATCAGCGCGATATGCTGATCTTTGCTGCCCGCCTGCCAAAGTCAGCCACTAAACGTTTATGGCGTGAATTTACGCGCGAAGATATGCGCGCAATTTACCGGGGCTTAAAACGTTTATTTATTCTAAAAGCAACGTTCGACGGCTGCCCTGAATCAGATTTTATTCCGGTGGCTGATTGGGTCAGGTTGGGTATTAATCCGAAAGTAATTAGTCAAAACGACGGTAAAATTAATAATGTCGTCACTGAGTTAAATAATAAAGCGGAGCTATTAAATAAAATTCTGAATCACTAATTAATTAGTCTGGTTTTTGTATGGCGTAAATCGTCAGGGATTTGTTTTATCTTAATTTGAGGTTTGTATGTTTGAAAATATTAAATCAATGCATGAGCACAATAACAAGGTCAATGCTGATCAGTTACAAGTGTTATTAAAAAATACCCGTATCGATGAGCGTAAGAATATTGCAACGTTAATGACTGTTAAGTTTGAGTTATTAGCGGCTCATATCCGTAATGAAAATATGACCGCTGCACAGGTAGCGGACTTATTGAATTCTGAATCTGAAAAAATCAAACATGAGGTGTTAGAAAATGATTAGTAAGAAATTAAAACCATTTGATTTAGAGGCTGCTAAAGCTGGAGCGCCTGTGATTACTCGCGATGGGTGTGAGGTTCGTATTATTTGCTTTGATTCTAATATTGAGTGTGCAGGGGGTAAATATCCTATTGTTGCATTAATTACAGATCATGATGGGGGAGTGTCTCCCCAATCATTTTCTGTTAATGGCTCTTGTGTCCATGGGCATATAAACGAGGAAGATTTATTTATGACCACAATTAAGCGGGAAGGTTATATAAATATATATCCTAATAATCCTTACTGCTTCTCTATGCTTTATCCATCCAGAGAGAATGCGGATCAGTCCAGCAGCCCATCACGTGTAGCTTGCGTTATGGTTGAGTGGGAAGAATGACATTAACCATCTTATTAATTATCGCCGCATTGATTTGCGGCTTTATTGCTTACTTTGATTTTTATTTAGAGCATGAGTATTTAAATTCACCTTTAAGTAAAAATTACGACTAGGGGTAATTATGAAAACTATTACTTACACATGCGATTACTGTAATAAATCGACTCGTGATCGTATGGACAAGATTTTTATAAATGCAAATGATACCCCCGGTGGTGAAATTGCATTTATACGTATCGGCGAATTATGTGAAACATGTCACTCTGAATTGAAAAATGAAATTTTAGTGAAGTTTAAAGATTTGGAGCTTAAGTATCAGGCTGTTTTAATCGAACCGGAGATCTCAAACCATGGCTAATCGTTCATTTATAAAATGGGCTGGTGGTAAAGGTGCCATTGTTGAAGAAATTAAAAAATACTTGTCAGGTGGCAAGCGTTTAATTGAGCCATTTGTTGGCGCTGGAAATGTTTTTATTAATACTGATTATCGTGAGTATTTTTTAAATGATATTAATAGCGATTTGATTAATGTTTATGACAACCTATGTTCTAGGCCTGATTATTTTATTGTTGATCTTGCCGCCGACTTTATCGCGGGAAATAGCGAAAATGTATACCGTCAGGCCCGTGATCATTTTAATTCTTTAGCCACTGCATTTATGGACCCCGCTAAATTAAGTTATGAGTTATGGCAAAAGGCATTGTTGTTTGTCTACTTAAATCGCCATGGTTACGGCGGAATATGCCGTTATAACTCATCCGGTAAATTTAATGTCCCTTATGGAAAAAATAAAACAGTCTATTTCCCTGAGTCTGAATTGCGCATGTTTGCGGACAAGCTCCAGCGCAATGTCATTGTTAGTAACTATGATTTTGAGGAAGTGATTAACGAAGCTGGGCCCGGCGATGATATTTATTGCGATCCGCCGTACCTACCAAAATCCAAGA from Limnobaculum xujianqingii includes:
- a CDS encoding YhfT family protein; this translates as MVQEFLMRLIEVDPVKAGLLAAIGAISAMMANRGIAVFHDGLRPLIPEHLEGRMSRKALAATSFALSFGLIIGFGIPFSLTAPIILVHSLLLGTDVIGVWCSNSKKGFVLSGVIGAFYAVALLTGLKSVVELFAMLPVNFMTNLSKVGDPIVVCFSLFPAVVVGYQYGYRKGIWVLVATIIGYLATQSIGTLSFGGFIEKPVKLDPNGSALLIAMIAMFYFAMKQRPPETTGDQKGANEMLVGLFSSRIARIQKNKWLLVLSGGLTAVAATMSFSLLAEGPVSLQLMAQGEQNGALLVALARAISFVPLVGTTAIATGVYSPDGMKFVFVAGLATNNPWIAFIAGCVIMLMEIMLLAKIAIWLDKYPGVKACGDHIRTAITRMLEISLLVGGMIASNAILPGMGFMIVAGIYLLNKTSKRPLVEMAIGPIATIAVGILANIFYIMGLG
- a CDS encoding aminotransferase class I/II-fold pyridoxal phosphate-dependent enzyme, whose product is MKTYPLQSMTMLQAQQHQFRLVDIICRHFPGSDFLTQGDLGLVPGLNQPLITHRVEQVIADFFNAEAAALVSGAGTGALRAGLAVLTKPGDTLLVHDAPVYPTTQVSIDQMGIRIIKADFNHPDAIKAAIEAHQPVACLIQHTRQKMDDGYDLGEVIALVNSYQLPSLIDDNYAVMKVEHIGCELGATLSTFSCFKLLGPPGVGVITGDKAKIEPVRGSMYSGGSQIQGFQAMEVLRGMVFAPVTHAVQAMVNDEVVSRLNQGEVKSVKQAFIANAQSKVLLVEFHEPIAAQVLAKAQTLGALPYPVGAESRFEIPPLFYRVSGTFRQSDASLEKRMIRINPNRSGAETILRILRESCG
- a CDS encoding DUF6979 family protein, with the translated sequence MKKPEDTRYGEIAINALNLIHKNKYTPEKAWDNAVKGYEKGCPKSAFLGLCNQGYILNVVNNKKEEITDNGRYAITAADIIFLYPNTTYTASKLWKAVGEKTARPETHNGQMHVVLALKERDYLQKN
- a CDS encoding transcriptional regulator; this translates as MEDQILKVMKEAGKPISAGEVEKLSGLDRKGIYKAFKVMKEKGTIVSPVRCKWEPAQK
- a CDS encoding phage integrase, whose amino-acid sequence is MTVRKQSNNKWLCECYPHGANGRRLRKQFPTKSEAMAYESHIMEQIDDKPWLGEKEDKRTLSDIVELWYNAHGRTLSDGLIRQGSLLHICKVLGNPPATSFTARDFSKYRELRLQGKHARTSRVTMVAPRTLNLELSYLKAMFNELRRLGEWGHDNPVKDVREFRTNEQEMAFLTHDQIQVLLSECVKSQSKDLLSVVKIALATGARWGEAEQLTGANLTEFRVTFIKTKGKRNRSIPISQELYKSIPKKSGRLFIRCYDAFRSALKRTGIELPAGQLSHVLRHTFASHFMMGGGNILVLQRVLGHRDITMTMRYAHFAPDHLEDVVKLNPLENGDKMAIAAINNHS
- a CDS encoding phage repressor protein CI, whose translation is MFKHGGQAAIDRMVQAYGFKTKVSLCEQLGISTSVLANRYSRDTFPADYVIQCALETGASLRWLSTGDGVMFEDGRRDVISLEKFTLLDGKLAASNFLMFDKSFLPDGLQKPQVIVDGETTYIVDRQFPEISDGRYLVDIEGKIGIHDIERIPVRKIRVSGGGLKLPFECSVDDISIQGKIKMKITRI
- a CDS encoding phage regulatory CII family protein; translation: MFDSLINKHFDSACRRFHGAHNAEELAPLVSIRAQVLRNKLNPDQPHHLTAVEVVRLTVVTGDRSLIDGLLMQAGCLPSVPYSVVPEDLEILTLNAVSSIGVIAGEVSGIKNGQRITQSRKNKILERVSYVIACSSMIAISLESRFHSTPSIAAAIDMVSSIGMMPGLS
- a CDS encoding DUF2732 family protein; its protein translation is MFENIKSMHEHNNKVNADQLQVLLKNTRIDERKNIATLMTVKFELLAAHIRNENMTAAQVADLLNSESEKIKHEVLEND
- a CDS encoding Dam family site-specific DNA-(adenine-N6)-methyltransferase — its product is MANRSFIKWAGGKGAIVEEIKKYLSGGKRLIEPFVGAGNVFINTDYREYFLNDINSDLINVYDNLCSRPDYFIVDLAADFIAGNSENVYRQARDHFNSLATAFMDPAKLSYELWQKALLFVYLNRHGYGGICRYNSSGKFNVPYGKNKTVYFPESELRMFADKLQRNVIVSNYDFEEVINEAGPGDDIYCDPPYLPKSKTANFVGYHSSPFGIEQHKRLNAALVRAVSRGAKVVLSNSDTPETREIYKYFDFHTVNAPRSITQKGGDGKRVNEVIAVLDAEILAQFTNEVGHD